Genomic segment of Trichoderma breve strain T069 chromosome 7 map unlocalized scaffold00007, whole genome shotgun sequence:
CCAGAGACCTGCTGCGTTGGACAGCTGCGGTGGAGTCGCTGAAAAGCGTCAACATCACGACCAAGTCTGTgtttgagaagctgcaagGGATACTAAGCGAGGAAGAATGTAAGTGGCTTATTATACCccctctcctttcttcagCATCCCTCGTTGTGTAGGCGAAGTTTCTAACGAATTATAGCGTTTCCCGCACCACCAACTCCACAGATGCCCCTTACACCGGGCAAAGAGCGATGGCGCTCCCAGCTGCGCAAGCTCAGTTCCATGTCAACCGGAATCCGAGGCTTACAAGCCAAACTTCACCTGCTACGAGAAGAATCGGACAGGGCACTAGACGACTCCAACGACATCTCCGAACTGGGACCCAATCTCATGTCGCAGTATGACTCCATTGGAGTGGACCTGAGAATGCTTATGGCGGCATGGGAAGAAGGCAGAGCCGCTTTGGCTCAGGGCATTGACAGAAACGAGAAGCGGCTTTCATCAATAAGCACGTTGCTATCGCCCGCCAGCTCCCTGAGCGGACTCACTACAATAGGCGAGGGAGGTGCCGCAGAGGCCTTCAAGGCTCTGACTGGCGAGTCCCCGCCGGCGTCAGATATCAACGACGCCGAAGAGGACCAGGAAATCTTTGAAGCCGTCGCAAAGCCACGACCTCGGAGCTTGCTGACGCGAGAGGAGAGGATTGCAAAGgtcaaagaagagagggagcaGAGGGCGTTGGCACGACAGCAGTTGGAGGCCACCAAGGGCATGCTGAGAGAGCTGGAAACAGTCATCAGCCTACGGCCCCAGAAACGAAGCAGTGCTCCTGCTGGAACCCGCAAGGTCTCGATGTGAGCTCGACTCACACACAAGTCTCGACGACAAACCGTTACTTTCCTACATTTCACGTTACATGTACAGGCGCATGGCAGCATCACATCTCTCGTTATCGTTTTACATTTCTTATTTTGTTGATCTGTCTTTGGttactttttcctttctctaCTTCATACAATGGGGCAAGACACGGTGCAACGGCTAGGGGTTCGGGGTGCTTGCTTTTGTATTATTTGTTGTGATTATTACTCTAGAGCCCGGTCAgtttggtggcggcggcagatgtcttttttattttttgtgTTGACTGATACGGACTCGTTTAGACAAGGCGTATGATGGGATCGAAACGCACCACAATCTTTGTATATAGCCATGTATGTACTAAACATTTGGCAGATTATCTCGGCATGCGCATATATGGGATGATGGATGGGGCCACCAAATTGACTGCCGCGGATGCAATATTTTAGACCAAGGAACTAGAGTAGGAGGCTGTATATACTTGTATGCTCTTAACATTCATTACTTATGTATTTCATCTCTTTATGCTATGGATATTGTCTTGTACATGGATCTCTCCCCTTACTGCTGTCCCTGCGTCTGCCAACGCGAGGAGTTCCATGTTTGTCACGCTTGATTATACCCAAAATTGTATAGTGTCTCTGGCGTCCCCTGTAGGCTGTAGGCATAGGTGGTGCTCCCCTGTGCAGATGCCTACAGCACAAGGTAGAGCTTTGTAGCTTCCAGCAACAGTAGTGATGGATGGTACCTCGCGTGTAGGCTGCCAATCCACGGCACGCAAGGTACCTCGCATTCAGCTGGGCACTAAAATGTGCCCCGCGTAAGGTTGGCGTCTCCCGCCAGCCAGACGCGTCTCGACTTGCCCACAGCTCTCGTGTTAAGTGCTTTTTCTGCCTGCTACCTCGAGCTTCGCCTCCACCAAGACGTGCATTTTacttcttcaccatccaaCACCTGTGACTCCGGCACTGCAGTAACGCTCCGAttgtctctgcctctccttcAGATTCGACCtaattcttctctcttttacAACTCTATCCTTTACTTAATTCACACATCCATCCAGTACGTGCTAAGCCCTGCAGCTAATTGCGTGCAtcccctctttctttttttcccacgCCCAAACTGCCCAATTCAAGCCTCGGAGCAACGGCAAAAGTATATCTAACACGCGGCAGAAATGTTGGAGGCACGGTTGGAACAGGCTAGCATCCTGAAGAAGGTAAATTGACCCAATCCCACGTCTTTCCAAAAGTTTTCCTCGTCCTTGGCCAATGACCCGTTGCTGACCACGAAATTGATACTCGCAGGtggttgatgccatcaaggaccTCGTCCAAGACTGCAACTTTGACTGCAATGACTCCGGCATCGCGCTGCAGGCCATGGACAACTCGCACGTCGCCCTTGTGTCGATGATGCTCAAGGCCGAGGGCTTCTCGCCATACCGATGCGACCGCAATATTGCTCTTGGTGTCAACCTGACGTCTCTCACAAAGGTGCTACGAGCCGCCCAGGGCGATGATATCTTGACGATCAAGGCGGAGGACGCTCCCGATGTCATGAACCTGCTGTTTGAGAGCAGCGGAGAGGACCGCATCAGCGAGTACGACCTCAAGCTCATGGACATTGACCAGGAGCACTTGGGCATTCCCGAGACCGAGTATGCGGCCACCATTACTATGCCTTCGGCCGAGTTCCGAAGAATCTGCACAGATCTGGCAGCCATGTCAGAGTCAGGTATGGAACAAGAATAACGCTCCTGCGCCAATCACTTTGAGAGAGATTGTGTGCGTATTTATGAAATAATACTGAAGCTAACGTCAAATCTGCTGGCAGTTGGCATTGAGGCTTCCAAGGATGGTGTCAAATTCTCCTGCAACGGTGACATTGGTAATGGCTCCGTCACTCTGAGAAGCCACACCTCCATTGAAAAGCCCGAGAACAATGTCGACATTGAGTTGACAGAGCCCGTGTCTCTGACCTTTTCCCTCAAGTACCTGGTCAACTTctgcaaggctgctgcccTGTCTACCCAGGTTAAGATCTGCCTCTCCAGCGAGGTGCCGCTCTTGGTCGAGTACAACCTCTCCGGCAGCAGCTACCTGCGCTTCTACCTTGCACCAAAGGTTTGTCTTTTCCCTTGCTCTCCGATACTGAACTTGTATGTAGCATGCTAACGTGGAGTCAGATTGGTGACGACGAGTAAATAATTACACCTACACTCCCGATTCAGACGACCCAACACACAACCTCCGCATAAACCAGACCGGGCCATAGGCAGGAAACGATACAGCCCTTCAATCGCGGCTGGTCAACTCCCCGACGATgacagagagaggagaaatggATATCGAGAATATTGTCAAAggcctttttccttttattttctaATCATGATCTGtagcaaaagaaaaaatgaaacgAGCACGTGTTTAGCCTTTAGTCTTGCCTGCCGATAATTACCTCCAACAATCTTGTCGAGTCCCTTATGGACTGATTCTTACACCGTgcccttttccctctgctctcttctcttcttgacGCCTAACCTGCTCCTTGGTGCTTATCTGGAGCAGACGCTCATACAAGCGGCTTAGACCGGATCGTAGCTTCGGCCATCGGCGGGGCGTTTTTCCTAACCCCCCGTGATATGACTCTGTCTCTGGCGCCCTTTTTGCTAGCTCTCAGACATACGCCCTGCTTTTTTTGAGTTTTTCTATGCGGCTGTCGCCTCAGCAAAAGAAACGGGCGTCTGCTGTCTTGACGGATACTAGTGGTGAGCCGCCTGCTGTTTTTTTCCCACCTCCGCGGTTCTGTGGCATTAAGCTCGCTCCGCTGACGGCGGGACCCTTTCGCATGGGGGGATCCCGGCAACGTCAGTTTATTATTCATCCAACTCTGATCCTCGCCAGTCTGACCCAGCCTTGAGTGAGATCAAAGACGCCTGGACCAGATTTTGCCCCCTTTATGTCATTGCACACTATTTCTATTTCTCCcttatgcttcttttttgtcttttcctctaACATATAGTTTCAAGGCAACATTGCGAACCTCCGGATCTCGGCGCACGGCAGAAGTGCTTTTTCTTAGTCTCATACACAAAACAGAACATAATGTCTTCTGTCTCACTACTTCCGCCACGAGTGTTGGCAGTTGCAAGCCATGTAAGTTGATTTCATGATTTATTGAAGCCTTTAAAGATTTCATTGTGGTTTTCAGCCGGCTGACTGTGTCGTTTCCGTAGGTTGTCTCAGGGTATGACTTGGAAATAGAAAGCAAGCGTGAAAATGCTAGTCCATGAGATGCTGTGAGCAGTTGAGTTAACGTGGCTTTCAGCAACGTGGGAAACAAGGTCGCCGTCTTCGTGCTCCAGTCGTTGGGATTTGACGTCGCTGCCCTGAATACGGTGCAGTTCAGTGAGTTGGTCCGGAATGTGCGAGGGGATTACGGCCACGAGGCAATGCTGACTCACTTTTGCGTGTCTCTCCTCCAGGTAATCACACGGGCTACAGACAATGGACGGGAACGAGGGCCACGGCACAGGAGATTACCGATCTCTACAGCGGTCTAAAGCAGTCGTACCTGGATGACTTTGACATGATGCTCACTGGCTACATCCCGGGCGCAGAGGGAGTCACGGCGGTGGGTACGATTGCAAAGGGACTCAAGGAGAAGTTTCAGAACTCTCCGGGCAAGTTCTTTTGGGTGTTGGATCCTGTCATGGGAGACAACGGAAAGCTATATGTGGCGCCGGAGGTTGTGCCTGCGTATAAAGCTCTTCTCCCGTATGCAGATCTGATACTGCCGAATCAGTTTGAAGCTGAGTAAGTATCATATGAAGTTATCAACTTTGACGTACACACATCCATTGCTAACCCAACTCTTCCGCTTATAGACAACTCTCAGACGTCAAGATTGTAGACATGGACAGCCTCACCCAAGCCATCCAGGTGCTTCACGACAAGTTCAACATCcctcacatcatcatcacctccgTCAGCTTCACAACCCCAGGCCACCCGCCCTCGCACCTCACCGTCATCGGCTCCACCATGACCTCAGACCGCAAGGCCCGCCCCTTCAAGATCGTCTTCCCGTCCATAGACTGCTACTTCTGCGGCACTGGCGACATGTTCGGCGCCCTCATCACAAGCCGCATTCGAGAGGCCGCCAACGCCGTCCCTGGCTTGAGCGGCCGCGCCAGCTGGCtcagcgacgacgacgttgCGGCGACGGATCTGCCGCTGGCGAGGGCGGCGGAAAAAGTGTTGGCTAGCATGCATCAGGTTTTGGCTAACACGCGGGATGCGATGCCGGAGGTGATGGAGAGGACGTGGGCTTTGCTGCGGCCGGAAGATAGGAATGACGAGACGAAGGCGCATTATGTCAAGTCCAAGGCGGCGGAGCTGCAGTTGGTTACCAACTTGGATAGCCTACGAACCCCGAGCATATCATTTTCGGCAACGAAAATTTAGACTGGGGGGTGATACAAAAACGTCAAGGAAAAAGCGAATTGGACATAGATGGAAGGGGGAGGCGGCGTAGAAtcaagtcttttttttttgtttctagTATTCATTGTTATAGACCTAAACCAGGACGGccgtcttgtcttttccaGCACTATATTCTGCACCCGACACCGAGTCGGCacagctttctttttcccttgttcTGTATCGTATCGTAATATCGTTTTATATTAATCCCATTATATTGTTGTCCCTTAGTTCTTGCCAGTGCTTCCAAAGCCGCCCGCTCCCCTGACGCTctcctccaactcctccACCTCAACGACGTCGGGCGTCACGATTCTCTCCAGCACGAGCTGGGCAATTCGAtcgccctccttgatctcGTAGTCGGTTTCCGCATGGTTGAACAGAAGAACCTTGACGGGTCCGCGGTAGTCTGCGTCGATGACACCTGCACCAGTGTCGATGAAGTGCTTGGACGCAAGGCCAGAGCGGGGAGCAATACGGCCGTCTTTTATAGTGATTAGCTTTTgttctcttcccccttcttgTCTTATAGATAGCATGTGTTGGTGCTTGACTTACATGTTCCCGCAGGCGTGGCAATGCTAATATCCGTATCGACAAGGCCCTTTCCTCTGGCCGGCAAAACAGTGTCTTTCGCAGCGTACAAGTCGTACCCGGCGGAAAAGGCGCTGCCGCGCGTGGGAAGTCTGGCCTGCGGCGAGAGCTTCTTGACTTGCAGGGGGACGGGGGCCTCCATTGCGGTTGCTGTTGCCAGTgttactgctgctgctacggCTTCTTCGACGGCGGCGGGTTCGGGGAGTGTTTCTGTGTGGTCGATTGTCTTGATGCGCTTGGCGGGAGGGGAGGTTGTGCCGTTTTCGGGGACTGCAGACATGACTGGGGATTAGATTTATGGAATTGGAGGTTTTGTTGCTGTAAGAATGCTTGTGAGAGGGAGAGGTAACGAGTGTAGGTAACAAGATGTTGGAAGGGAATGGGCTTTatttagaagaagaaagagagaggaaatcAAAGGGCAAAATAGCtatgtttgcttttttcggCTTACTTACTATTTTCGTTGGTAGTGCAAGGCTGGAAAAAGGAAGTCGGTGAGAGAAAAGCGATCTGTCTGGCGGGATTGGGGATTGGAGGGGCGAAGACACGCGACGCGTTGAGAGTTTGTTGGTTGgtgggggaagagagaaattggGCCAATTGAGGCGGGGGGGTTTCGGTGGTTGCGTCTCGTCTCACAGggcggctttggctttgggcTTATGGGCTTGTCTCCCTTGCATTTGGGTTGGGaatgaggagatggatgtgATTGGATCAGGTTACGGAGGACTTTGTTGCATTTGTTGAATTGGGTATCAAGGCGGTATAGAGCAATATTAATCAAGTGTGttatgcaagggagagctATTCAGCACCCCGGAGTTGGCTGCCAAGCATCCCGTGTCGTGGATAAGTTAGGCTTCACAGTACTGGAAGTGATATTGTCAAAAACGAGGAATATAGCTGAAGCAGCAGACACTAGAAGAATATAGCCATAGCAGTAGCAACTGCCTAGTAGTGAGATGTGTTATTCAATAGTTGATTTGTCTGTCATTGTCTTTAGTATCATATCCAAGGTGCATCAAAAGATAGTCTAATCGTCCAGCTCCCGCCCAAAATCAACTAGCCGTATCTTGGTAGCATCCCTGGGATGGAACTGCGCAACCTTGGACCTAATGAGAaacctcgccgccgccgtctcaTGCGGCAGCTTCACGTAGGCATCCGAACTGCTGCCCTTTGCCTCGACAAGCctgttgagcagctcctccgTAAGCTGTCGCATCTCTGTCCCAGCCGCCGAAGCTGCGTCCCTcggctttgtctttttgccACTACCAGCTCCGTCGCCATCGCTCGGGCCCCAAATCTCGTCTATCCGCCGTTGGctcttgtctttgttgatttcgccctttggcttcttcagTTTCCCCTGCGCGTTGAACCCCGCGGCGAGATCTTGGGCGTCAATGTCCATCAAGTCTCCCACCACAGGCCCGCCCATAGCCTCTGCTGCGAGCATTACCGCCAGGTGGTCATCGATGAAGCGGTTGAGAGCTTTCATCAGCTTGCTTGTCTCTTTATTGTAGCCTTGTTTCTTTCGCCGTAGTTCCTCGATCCGTTTgcgcgcttcttcttctggttgCGTGTTGGTTCCCGATTCGACTTCAGTGCGTAACGATTCGATCCTCTGCTTAAGAGCTTCATTAAGAAGCTGGTGATCTTTCAAcgcagcttcatcttgcttcAATTGCCTTTGTTCTCTCTCGGTTGACTCGGTTTGCGAGGCTAAGAATGCCTTTGACTCTTGAATCGTCTGGTGTGTCTTGCGCAGGGCTAGCAGCGCCGGGAGCACTGATCCTGGGAACGGGAGGAAAGGTTCAGAGTTGGTGACATCGTCAAAGGCCGctttgaggagctgggcTTGGCCGGCGGCAGTGCTGGGCGTCTCAAGCTCTGCGGAGCGCAACTGTGATTGCTGTGTTAGACGCCGTCTCGCGTGCGTTCTAGTGGTGCGCTTATAGCTACCTCGTTCAGCTGAGCCTCATATTCACGGACTTTCCGCTGGAGCTCCTTCAGTGTATGGTCGATATTGGTGGCATGGGCCTGGGCTTCCGAGCTGTTGCGCAATCTGTCGTCCATGGCCTGTATTTACTGGTAGATTCGCGTGCCTCTGACTTCATCTTTTAGCCTATGGTGGGTGCGCATATGCTCCGAGAAGCTGCTCGGCCTAGATCGAGGTACGGGTTGCACAGTCTTCAAACTGTGTGGGCTTCCCCCTGCAGCAACTCGATTTCAGCGCTGACAATGCGTCCGGGTCCTGTGGGGGCGCGACTCTCCCCACCGAAAAAGCTCCTTGTCCGCTGTAGCCTCCTCCAATCGCCTGGAGATGCGGCGACGTGGCGCACTCCGCACTGTACAGCCCGAGCCGCACCTTGTTCTTGGCGGCCTAGTGTCGCGCATACAGTCGCCCAATCGGGGGCATCACGTGATAACGCCGCGGGCGACCTCTCGCAAGGGAGGCATGGGCCTTTTTGTTCTACCCCGACGTCTCATCAAAgtttcttccttcatccgccgcatcttctcctcaccATTCTCTTGCGACGCGCCCAACCCGACGCCATCGATCCGATCGCACCAGTGTCCTTGTGGCATTGTCCCAGCGCCCTGCGAGATTCCGTTCCGCCGCTGATTCTAGGTCACCTCCACGTGTGCTTGTCCGCGTGTTCTAGCTACCTGTAGCCTTGCCTGGGGTTGCTGGCCGGAAAAGCAGCTTTggtctcttttctttccgcTTTGTTAGCCTGTCCCTTTCATCGGAAGCCGTCACGTTAGCGAACCACGTGCAATCCATTGCAATCGTCGAGGCGACTCCTCCACAATCGAGAGACGGGCCGTCGATCGATCACTAACTTTAAACGCGCGAGGTGCTGGTTGGTTCTTGCGTTGAGCGCCAGTTACGGGAACTCACAAGGTCTTGCCAAGAAGGAAATCAAGGTTTGAGCTGAGCGCATTGTCTCTTCATTCTCTGCTTTCGAGACACCTGTCCCAGTAACGATACATCGCTGcaccatcctctccatcaccaccacttTGTCATCAGCCACTCAGttttcatcatcgccctTTCTTCCCGTTCACCATTTGGACGTTCACCGAAGATCCCTAGCAGTCCGACACCTTTTTTTGCCAAAGTTCTGGATCATCTAGAcgcggaagaagagagttgCACCCTTTGAGAACACAACTCCTCCCACTATCTATTCCGCTACACA
This window contains:
- a CDS encoding dUTPase domain-containing protein codes for the protein MSAVPENGTTSPPAKRIKTIDHTETLPEPAAVEEAVAAAVTLATATAMEAPVPLQVKKLSPQARLPTRGSAFSAGYDLYAAKDTVLPARGKGLVDTDISIATPAGTYGRIAPRSGLASKHFIDTGAGVIDADYRGPVKVLLFNHAETDYEIKEGDRIAQLVLERIVTPDVVEVEELEESVRGAGGFGSTGKN
- a CDS encoding phosphomethylpyrimidine kinase domain-containing protein — encoded protein: MSSVSLLPPRVLAVASHVVSGNVGNKVAVFVLQSLGFDVAALNTVQFSNHTGYRQWTGTRATAQEITDLYSGLKQSYLDDFDMMLTGYIPGAEGVTAVGTIAKGLKEKFQNSPGKFFWVLDPVMGDNGKLYVAPEVVPAYKALLPYADLILPNQFEAEQLSDVKIVDMDSLTQAIQVLHDKFNIPHIIITSVSFTTPGHPPSHLTVIGSTMTSDRKARPFKIVFPSIDCYFCGTGDMFGALITSRIREAANAVPGLSGRASWLSDDDVAATDLPLARAAEKVLASMHQVLANTRDAMPEVMERTWALLRPEDRNDETKAHYVKSKAAELQLVTNLDSLRTPSISFSATKI
- a CDS encoding rad9 domain-containing protein, which gives rise to MLEARLEQASILKKVVDAIKDLVQDCNFDCNDSGIALQAMDNSHVALVSMMLKAEGFSPYRCDRNIALGVNLTSLTKVLRAAQGDDILTIKAEDAPDVMNLLFESSGEDRISEYDLKLMDIDQEHLGIPETEYAATITMPSAEFRRICTDLAAMSESVGIEASKDGVKFSCNGDIGNGSVTLRSHTSIEKPENNVDIELTEPVSLTFSLKYLVNFCKAAALSTQVKICLSSEVPLLVEYNLSGSSYLRFYLAPKIGDDE